The Flavobacterium jumunjinense genome includes a region encoding these proteins:
- the bamA gene encoding outer membrane protein assembly factor BamA — MLKKGLQLLFTILIIGNSTKLVAQETKLENGKEYILGSINVTGKNKYSEQTVVTFSGLEKGQKIQVPGEDISSAIKKLWKLGLFSDVNFYVNEIKGDSIFLELNLMESPKLSDIKILGIRKGKAEDLIKDTDLKKGKVVNENLITTTKNYIENKYKKDGFYNTKVIITTTPDSTETEVKMIVNINKGSKVKIKSIDFSGNSQITDAKLRRALKNTKQKNPLRIFKLSKFIKEKYNEDLASLIDKYKETGFRDARIVSDSITYDKEKNLLNIKINLEEGKKYYFGDIRFLGNTIYTDQQLSRVLGLKKGDVYNGVQLQKRIADNSSPDAEDITNLYQNNGYLFSSINPVEVKTVNDTIDFEIRITEGPIAYFNKITVVGNDKTNDHVIYRELKTKPGQKYSKEDLIRSVREIGQLGFFDPEAIRPDFKNVDAQAGTVDIEYNVVEKGASQIELQGGYGGGGFIGTLGLSFNNFSARNIFKKDSYKPLPMGDGQKMSLRLQGSSYFQTYSLSFSEPWFGGRKPVSFSTSLSHSKQFLYNYQTRDVTRNQSFNITSLSVGIAKQLNVPDDYFVLSQSVSFQYYDLNNYNTGLFTFGDGSSRNLAYTIGLSRNSKGINPIYPTYGSEFSVSGRFTLPYSLFNGVDYKNLGNLEEYKYKHTGASYTYTENGVTTIVNEGDYLEAIPSQSNPNPKKAGSIADAVADPSKVDQKRFNWLEYYKVKVKADWYTRIYDKLVLRSLGEFGFMGAYNQDRGLVPFERFYLGGDGLANFALDGRETIQLRGYPNNSLSSVDGGTIYNKFSLELRYPITLKQAATIYGLAFLEGGAAFNDFKQYNPFNLQRSAGFGLRVFMPAFGLLGIDFAHGFDAIPGETSKSGWQTHFIIGQQF, encoded by the coding sequence ATGTTAAAAAAAGGTTTACAATTACTTTTTACCATATTAATTATTGGTAACAGTACAAAGTTAGTTGCTCAGGAAACAAAATTAGAAAACGGAAAAGAATACATCTTAGGAAGTATTAATGTAACGGGTAAGAATAAATATAGCGAACAAACCGTTGTAACATTTTCTGGCCTTGAAAAAGGGCAAAAAATTCAAGTCCCTGGTGAAGACATCAGTTCTGCAATTAAAAAACTTTGGAAACTTGGACTGTTCAGTGATGTTAATTTTTATGTAAATGAGATTAAGGGAGATAGTATTTTCTTAGAATTAAACCTAATGGAATCACCAAAGCTTTCCGATATTAAAATTCTAGGAATTAGAAAAGGAAAAGCAGAAGATTTAATTAAAGATACAGATCTTAAAAAAGGAAAAGTTGTTAATGAAAATTTAATAACAACCACCAAAAATTATATTGAAAACAAATATAAGAAAGATGGGTTCTACAACACAAAAGTAATTATCACTACTACTCCAGACTCTACTGAAACTGAAGTAAAAATGATTGTAAACATAAATAAAGGAAGTAAAGTAAAAATTAAGAGCATTGATTTCTCTGGAAACTCTCAAATAACAGATGCAAAACTTAGAAGAGCACTTAAAAACACAAAACAGAAAAATCCTTTAAGAATATTCAAACTTTCTAAATTTATTAAAGAGAAGTACAATGAAGACTTAGCAAGTCTTATAGACAAGTATAAAGAAACAGGTTTTAGAGATGCCAGAATAGTTTCTGACAGCATTACTTACGATAAAGAAAAAAACTTATTAAATATAAAAATAAACTTAGAAGAAGGTAAAAAATACTATTTCGGAGATATCCGTTTTTTAGGAAACACAATATATACAGACCAACAACTAAGCCGCGTTTTAGGACTTAAAAAAGGAGACGTTTATAATGGTGTTCAATTACAAAAAAGAATTGCAGACAACAGCTCCCCTGATGCAGAGGATATTACAAATTTATATCAAAACAACGGTTATTTATTCTCAAGCATTAATCCTGTAGAAGTAAAAACAGTAAATGATACTATTGATTTTGAAATTAGAATTACAGAAGGTCCAATAGCTTATTTTAACAAAATAACAGTAGTTGGTAATGACAAAACAAATGACCACGTAATTTATAGAGAATTAAAAACAAAACCAGGTCAAAAATACAGCAAAGAAGACTTAATTAGATCTGTTCGTGAAATTGGACAGTTAGGCTTTTTTGACCCAGAAGCAATTAGACCCGATTTTAAAAATGTTGATGCTCAAGCAGGAACAGTTGATATCGAATATAACGTAGTTGAAAAAGGTGCCAGTCAAATAGAACTTCAAGGAGGTTATGGTGGTGGTGGTTTTATTGGAACACTAGGTTTATCTTTCAATAACTTCTCTGCAAGAAACATCTTTAAAAAAGATTCATACAAACCTTTACCAATGGGTGATGGTCAAAAAATGTCATTAAGATTACAAGGAAGTTCATATTTCCAAACTTATAGTTTATCATTTTCTGAGCCATGGTTTGGCGGGAGAAAACCAGTAAGTTTTTCAACATCTTTATCACATAGTAAACAGTTTTTATACAATTACCAAACTAGAGATGTAACTCGTAACCAAAGTTTCAATATTACATCATTATCTGTTGGAATTGCAAAGCAATTAAATGTACCAGATGATTATTTTGTATTATCGCAAAGTGTATCTTTCCAATATTATGATCTAAATAATTATAACACAGGATTATTTACATTTGGAGATGGTTCATCTAGAAACCTTGCTTACACAATTGGTTTAAGCAGAAACAGTAAAGGTATCAACCCTATTTACCCAACTTACGGGTCTGAATTTAGTGTTTCAGGAAGATTTACACTTCCTTATTCATTATTCAACGGTGTAGATTATAAAAACTTAGGAAACTTAGAAGAATACAAATACAAACACACTGGAGCAAGTTATACATATACCGAAAATGGTGTTACTACAATTGTAAACGAAGGAGATTATCTAGAAGCAATTCCTTCTCAAAGTAATCCTAATCCTAAGAAAGCAGGAAGCATAGCAGACGCAGTAGCAGATCCATCTAAAGTGGATCAAAAAAGATTCAACTGGTTAGAATATTACAAAGTAAAAGTAAAAGCAGATTGGTATACTCGAATTTATGACAAATTAGTATTACGTTCTTTAGGTGAATTTGGTTTCATGGGAGCATACAATCAAGATAGAGGTCTTGTACCTTTTGAAAGATTCTACCTAGGAGGTGATGGTTTAGCTAACTTTGCATTAGACGGTAGAGAAACAATACAATTAAGAGGATATCCAAACAACTCATTATCTTCTGTAGATGGTGGAACAATATATAATAAATTTTCATTAGAGTTAAGATACCCAATAACATTAAAGCAAGCAGCTACAATTTACGGCTTAGCATTCCTTGAAGGTGGAGCAGCATTTAATGACTTTAAACAATATAATCCGTTCAACTTACAACGTTCAGCTGGATTCGGACTTAGGGTATTTATGCCTGCCTTTGGATTACTAGGAATTGACTTCGCACATGGTTTTGATGCGATTCCTGGTGAAACTTCTAAAAGTGGTTGGCAAACACATTTTATTATTGGACAACAATTCTAG
- a CDS encoding OmpH family outer membrane protein, producing MKKLFFVTLLFVYFSNFAQTASVRIGYIDMEYILEKVPDYAEAKNQLDLKASKWKEDIEVRKNEITKLKENLATEKVLLTKELIEEREEEISFQEKELFDYQEKRFGARGDLIIQKTTLIKPIQDQVFTAIQDIAEQKRYDFIFDKSSDLTILFASQRHDISDQVVRAIMRSEKRQQLSKKEQKIQDAKEAIEDLQDENPALAERQKVLDDKKAAREKLLEERKAAREKLLEDRRKAAEEKRQKLKDEREAAKNGTVIEKDSTGNKTEEPNKQDSNTPTTPEERKRIIEERRKKVIAEREAAKKAKLEEQKSKEKE from the coding sequence ATGAAAAAATTATTTTTTGTTACATTACTTTTTGTATACTTCAGCAATTTTGCACAAACAGCAAGTGTTCGTATTGGTTATATCGATATGGAATACATTCTTGAAAAAGTACCTGATTATGCTGAGGCAAAAAACCAACTTGATTTAAAAGCATCAAAATGGAAAGAAGATATTGAAGTACGAAAAAATGAAATAACGAAATTAAAAGAAAACTTAGCAACCGAAAAAGTTCTTTTAACAAAAGAATTGATTGAAGAACGCGAAGAAGAGATTTCATTTCAAGAAAAAGAATTATTTGATTATCAAGAAAAACGTTTTGGGGCAAGAGGAGACTTAATTATCCAGAAAACTACTCTAATAAAGCCAATTCAAGATCAAGTTTTTACTGCGATACAAGATATTGCTGAACAAAAAAGATATGATTTTATTTTTGACAAATCTTCTGATTTAACAATACTATTTGCAAGTCAAAGACACGACATTAGCGACCAAGTAGTAAGAGCTATAATGCGCTCTGAAAAGAGACAACAACTTTCTAAAAAAGAACAAAAAATACAAGATGCAAAAGAAGCTATTGAAGACCTACAAGATGAGAATCCTGCTTTAGCTGAAAGACAAAAAGTATTAGATGATAAAAAAGCAGCCAGAGAAAAATTACTAGAAGAACGTAAAGCTGCTAGAGAAAAATTGCTAGAAGACAGAAGAAAAGCAGCAGAAGAAAAGAGACAAAAACTGAAAGATGAAAGAGAAGCTGCAAAAAATGGCACAGTAATTGAAAAGGATAGTACAGGTAACAAAACTGAAGAACCTAATAAACAAGATTCTAATACCCCAACAACTCCAGAAGAAAGAAAAAGAATTATTGAGGAAAGAAGAAAAAAAGTTATAGCTGAAAGGGAAGCTGCCAAGAAAGCAAAACTAGAAGAACAAAAGAGTAAAGAAAAAGAATAA